A single region of the Acidimicrobiia bacterium genome encodes:
- a CDS encoding aminotransferase class III-fold pyridoxal phosphate-dependent enzyme, whose product MSQTTRDAANHLLVPYQEFDTDPERRLVIEYGDGVHLVDAAGNRYLDAIGGMWCTNIGLAQEEMVEAISAQLRKLAYANPFGDMMGMPAAQLAAKLATLTPKGLNHTFFSTGGSTAIDAAYRLIQFYHGVRGNHEKRHVISRTDAYHGTTYAAVSIGGKPTDHTSYFNYIDDTIHHLQSPNHYRHGAGRTEAEFGADLVAEFEAKVAELGGPDQVGGFFAEPIMASGGVVLPPDNYLRRIWELCREWDILYVSDEVVTGFGRLGEWFVSEKMFGITPDIITSAKGLTSGYVPLGATIYSDAIHAVISEPGHGRYFGVGYTYSGHPVSCAAALKNIEIIERHGILERVRKIGPYFMEQLGDLAGLAIVGDVRGSHLMTCVEFVADKATKAGFPDGIDIGKLVASEAQKRG is encoded by the coding sequence GTGTCACAGACCACCAGAGATGCCGCCAACCACCTGCTTGTGCCGTATCAGGAATTCGACACCGACCCCGAACGGCGACTGGTCATTGAATATGGGGACGGGGTCCACCTCGTAGATGCGGCCGGTAACCGATATCTCGACGCCATCGGTGGAATGTGGTGTACCAATATCGGTCTCGCTCAGGAAGAGATGGTCGAAGCCATTTCGGCACAACTGCGCAAGCTCGCCTATGCCAACCCGTTTGGGGACATGATGGGAATGCCTGCTGCACAACTGGCCGCCAAGCTCGCCACGCTGACGCCCAAAGGGCTCAACCACACATTCTTCAGCACCGGTGGATCCACCGCCATCGACGCCGCCTACCGGCTCATCCAGTTCTATCACGGCGTTCGGGGCAACCACGAGAAGCGACATGTCATTTCCCGAACCGACGCCTATCACGGGACCACGTATGCGGCAGTTTCGATCGGTGGCAAGCCAACCGACCACACCAGCTATTTCAACTATATCGACGACACGATTCACCACCTGCAATCACCGAACCATTACCGGCATGGGGCCGGACGCACGGAAGCGGAGTTCGGTGCGGACCTGGTCGCCGAGTTCGAGGCCAAGGTGGCCGAACTGGGCGGGCCGGATCAGGTCGGTGGATTCTTCGCCGAGCCGATCATGGCGTCAGGCGGGGTGGTGCTTCCTCCTGACAACTACCTCCGCCGCATCTGGGAACTCTGTCGGGAGTGGGACATCTTGTATGTCTCCGACGAAGTTGTCACCGGGTTCGGGCGCCTCGGCGAATGGTTCGTGTCCGAGAAGATGTTCGGTATCACGCCAGACATCATCACATCCGCAAAGGGGTTGACGTCAGGGTATGTGCCGTTGGGAGCCACGATCTACTCCGATGCGATTCATGCGGTCATCTCAGAGCCAGGCCACGGACGGTACTTCGGAGTCGGGTACACGTACTCCGGTCATCCCGTGTCTTGCGCCGCCGCCCTCAAGAACATCGAGATCATTGAGCGCCATGGCATCCTCGAACGAGTGCGCAAAATCGGACCCTATTTCATGGAACAACTCGGTGATTTGGCCGGCCTGGCTATCGTTGGTGACGTGCGGGGCTCTCACCTCATGACCTGTGTCGAGTTCGTGGCCGACAAGGCCACCAAGGCAGGATTCCCGGACGGAATCGACATCGGCAAGTTGGTGGCGAGCGAAGCTCAGAAGCGGGGGTT